In a single window of the Trichoderma breve strain T069 chromosome 6, whole genome shotgun sequence genome:
- a CDS encoding amidohydrolase domain-containing protein: protein MASSQDDRLILPIIDAHIHIYPESELSNLAWCTPDHPLAGQFSVDQFKHAARSAPSLLGFIFVETDRKNDLAAITSGDDAQAEAGWDGPLKEVRWLKRVALGTPLEGEGHSPEDKSLCLAIVPWAPVPCGEAIMEKYLKRVEEEAGEAWPKIKGFRYLLQDKPHGTMLEDKFIEGLKYLGKRGFVFEVAIDQHRRGRKQLEETVEMIGRAHEGVPDDEKVTFIINHLCKPDLTVYNVSSDPSFTAWRTAIFSLGKCARTYMKLSGGFAEMTPALREQDPSHIFQSTLPWLGVVLATFGPSRIIFASDWPVCAVGFDKNEDEAGDGSNEAWPKWREVVEKMCWMASLTDEDRAMIFGGTAKQAYGL from the exons ATGGCCTCCTCCCAAGACGACCGCCTCATCCTCCCCATCATCGACGCCCACATCCACATCTACCCCGAATCAGAACTCTCCAACCTCGCCTGGTGCACCCCCGACCATCCCCTCGCCGGCCAATTCTCCGTCGACCAGTTCAAGCACGCCGCCCGCTCCGCCCCGTCCCTCCTaggcttcatcttcgtcgagACAGACCGCAAAAACGACCTCGCCGCCATAACCTCAGGCGACGACGCCCAAGCCGAAGCCGGCTGGGACGGCCCCCTCAAGGAGGTCCGCTGGCTGAAGCGCGTCGCCCTCGGCACGCCCCTCGAAGGCGAGGGCCACTCCCCAGAGGACAAGTCCCTATGCCTGGCCATTGTGCCCTGGGCCCCCGTGCCCTGCGGAGAGGCCATCATGGAAAAGTACCTCAAGAgagtcgaggaggaggccggCGAGGCGTGGCCCAAGATCAAGGGGTTTAGGTACCTCCTGCAGGACAAGCCGCACGGCACCATGCTCGAGGACAAGTTCATCGAGGGGCTCAAGTATCTGGGCAAACGCGGCTTCGTCTTCGAAGTGGCCATTGACCAGCACCGCAGAGGCCggaagcagctcgaggagaCGGTCGAGATGATTGGTCGAGCACACGAGGGCGTCCCCGACGATGAAAAGGTCACCTTTATCATCA ACCACCTCTGCAAGCCCGACCTCACCGTCTACAACGTCTCCTCCGATCCCTCCTTCACCGCCTGGCGCACCGCAATCTTCTCCCTCGGCAAATGCGCCCGCACATACATGAAGCTCTCCGGAGGCTTCGCCGAGATGACCCCCGCCCTGCGCGAGCAGGACCCCTCCCACATCTTCCAGTCTACCTTGCCCTGGCTCGGCGTCGTCCTCGCCACGTTTGGCCCGTCCcgcatcatctttgccagcGACTGGCCCGTCTGCGCCGTCGGCTTCGACAAgaacgaggacgaggccggTGATGGGTCAAACGAGGCCTGGCCCAAGTGGAGGGAGGTGGTTGAGAAGATGTGCTGGATGGCGTCGTTGACCGATGAGGATCGCGCCATGATCTTTGGGGGTACGGCTAAGCAAGCGTATGGGCTGTGA
- a CDS encoding dihydrodipicolinate synthetase family domain-containing protein: MAAAIPCPPRGIYVPAVAFFNPDETIDFDAIRAHLTRLAKGGVDGLVIQGSNGEAMHMLHDERQQVLRLAREVLNEHGKPGSVIVAGCGVQSTRETIQLCREAKEAGADYALVLSPSYWVGAMQKPVIFNFFNDVASASPIPIVLYNFPAVTGGIDLDSDMIINLAVANPNIVGVKLTCGNMGKLQRIAHDPRIGRPFAAFAGKTDFFLHGLVGGSHGVIAATANLLPKTHQHMLRLYDEGKLKEAQELQTRFSRADWALVQLGIAGIKAALQKYYGYGGGRSRRPLGSTVDAAKLDGEVDVAVGGLIELENSL, encoded by the exons ATGGCCGCAGCAATCCCGTGCCCACCCCGCGGCATCTACGTCCCCGCCGTGGCCTTCTTCAACCCCGACGAGACAATCGACTTTGATGCAATCCGAGCGCATCTCACGCGCCTGGCCAAGGGCGGCGTCGACGGCCTCGTCATCCAGGGTTCCAACGGAGAGGCCATGCACATGCTGCACGACGAGCGGCAGCAGGTGCTGAGACTAGCCAGGGAAGTCCTCAACGAGCACGGCAAGCCTGGGTCCGTCATTGTGGCGGGATGCGGCGTCCAGAGCACGAGAGAGACAATCCAGCTGTGCcgcgaggccaaggaggcgGGCGCCGATTATGCGCTGGTGCTGTCGCCGAGCTACTGGG tTGGCGCAATGCAAAAGCCCGTCAtcttcaatttcttcaacGACGTCGCCTCCGCCTCTCCCATCCCCATCGTCCTCTACAACTTCCCCGCCGTCACCGGCGGCATCGACCTCGACTCGGACATGATCATCAACCTAGCCGTCGCCAACCCCAACATTGTCGGCGTCAAGCTCACCTGCGGCAACATGGGCAAGCTGCAGCGCATCGCCCACGACCCGCGCATCGGCCGGccctttgctgcctttgccgGAAAGACGGACTTTTTCCTGCACGGCCTGGTCGGCGGCTCTCATGGTGTTATTGCTGCCACGGCGAATCTACTGCCCAAGACGCACCAACACATGCTGCGGCTGTACGACGAgggcaagctcaaggaggcccAGGAGCTGCAGACACGGTTCAGCAGGGCCGACTGGGCGCTCGTCCAGCTGGGGATTGCGGGCATCAAGGCGGCGCTGCAGAAGTACTATGGGTACGGCGGTGGCCGGAGCAGGAGGCCATTGGGGAGCACCGTGGATGCGGCCAAGTTGGATGGCGAGGTGGACGTGGCTGTGGGAGGGCTGATTGAGCTTGAGAATTCGCTGTGA
- a CDS encoding short chain dehydrogenase domain-containing protein: MAIQPVWFITAASSGFGQAIALSALRRGHTVIATARNASRIQDLAAAGAHTLAFDVTSPLATIEGVAKQVFAEHGRVDYLINAAGYILEGSIEEVSPEEVYDSFNTNVFGTMNTVRAFLPHMRAQPLADNGVRGVVATFGSLGSWRGSAGFGVYSMTKWCCSALGETLAAELEPFKIKATVIEPGYFRTGFLNPGTRVSSKARVDAYEDENTPTGKTRRAIVKTDGNQLGDVKKGAEVIVDVLSSTGVASGKELPVRVMLGSDTEKVVRDKFASTVGILDEWSEVIRSTDSPLN, translated from the coding sequence ATGGCTATCCAACCTGTCTGGTTCATCACGGCCGCTTCCTCTGGCTTCGGCCAAGCCATCGCCCTCTCCGCCCTTCGCCGCGGCCACAccgtcatcgccaccgcCCGCAACGCATCCCGCATCCAAGATCTCGCCGCTGCAGGTGCCCATACTCTGGCCTTTGACGTGACTTCGCCGCTGGCTACCATCGAGGGCGTGGCTAAGCAGGTCTTTGCCGAGCACGGCCGCGTCGACTATCTCATCAATGCCGCTGGCTACATCCTCGAGGGCTCTATTGAAGAGGTCAGCCCCGAGGAGGTCTATGATAGCTTCAACACCAATGTCTTTGGCACCATGAACACTGTCCGCGCATTCTTGCCGCATATGCGCGCACAGCCGCTGGCTGATAATGGCGTTCGAGGCGTTGTCGCTACGTTTGGAAGTTTGGGCAGTTGGCGTGGTTCGGCGGGTTTTGGAGTCTACTCCATGACCAAGTGGTGCTGTTCTGCGCTGGGCGAGACGTTGGCTGCTGAACTTGAGCctttcaagatcaaggcgaCGGTGATTGAGCCTGGTTACTTTCGCACTGGATTTTTGAACCCGGGCACAAGGGTTTCTTCCAAGGCTCGGGTTGATGCGTATGAGGATGAGAACACGCCGACGGGCAAGACGCGGAGGGCTATTGTGAAGACGGATGGCAACCAGCTTGGTGATGTGAAGAAGGGGGCTGAGGTGATTGTCGATGTGCTGTCGAGCACTGGTGTTGCGAGCGGCAAGGAGCTGCCTGTGAGGGTGATGCTTGGTAGTGATACGGAGAAGGTCGTCAGGGATAAGTTTGCAAGCACCGTTGGGATTCTCGATGAGTGGAGCGAGGTTATTAGGAGCACTGATTCTCCTCTCAACTGA